A genomic region of Metopolophium dirhodum isolate CAU chromosome 1, ASM1992520v1, whole genome shotgun sequence contains the following coding sequences:
- the LOC132932874 gene encoding uncharacterized protein LOC132932874, with protein MAYQDTHSQTKKVIFHVYNYFKTLAGDKGKPEISNFFRQTREMTAEACGVSLACVKRVCAEGKKMTVGENQLAAEPSSFKSPRKSYKRAKPMTNLDDFDNEVVRRTVHSFYDNGQYPTSAKILRALHEKINYSGSQWSVRHILRSLNFKYKKCNDGRKFLMERNDIICSRVKFLRKMNEFRRNNDTRPIVYLDETWVNQNHTRGHIWQNSDNTEGLKVPIGKGGRLIVCHAGSPSFGFVKNSKLVFRCKSGSQADYHSQMNATIFQKWFIDMLGNLEEPCIIVMDNASYHSTLTEEYPKANTRKADVQKWLQDKSVDFSPVETLSELREKVKLTIPKEKKYKLDEIALQMGHEVVRLPPYHCQYNPIELIWAQVKGKVAEKNNTFKMADIEVLVNSALDAVTAEDWAKCGDHCDKIQEDDLVKEGLRDEILEPIIMTINPGDSSTDEDDDEDDMIN; from the coding sequence atggcATATCAAGACACACATTCTCAAACGAAGAAAgttatttttcatgtttataattatttcaaaacattggCTGGTGACAAAGGTAAGCCagaaattagtaatttttttcgtcaaacTCGTGAAATGACTGCTGAAGCGTGTGGCGTAAGTCTTGCTTGTGTTAAACGAGTTTGTGCTGAAGGGAAAAAAATGACTGTGGGTGAAAATCAACTAGCTGCCGAACCTTCTTCATTTAAGTCTCCAAGGAAATCTTATAAACGTGCCAAACCTATGACCAACTTAGACGATTTTGACAATGAAGTTGTCAGAAGAACAGTTCATAGTTTTTATGATAATGGTCAGTATCCAACTAGTGCAAAAATATTGAGAGCGTtgcatgaaaaaattaattattcgggTTCACAATGGTCCGTGCGACATATTTTGCgtagtttaaatttcaaatacaaaaaatgtaatgatggGCGTAAATTTCTAATGGAAagaaatgatattatttgttcTCGGGTTAAGTTTTTGAGAAAAATGAACGAGTTCAGACGTAATAACGATACAAGGCCAATAGTTTACTTAGACGAAACATGGGTAAACCAAAATCATACGCGAGGACACATATGGCAAAACTCCGACAACACCGAAggattaaaagtacctattggAAAGGGCGGTCGGCTTATTGTGTGTCATGCTGGGTCACCTTCATTTGGTTTtgtcaaaaattcaaaactggTTTTTCGTTGCAAGTCGGGATCGCAGGCAGACTATCATTCTCAAATGAACGCcaccatttttcaaaaatggttTATAGATATGTTGGGCAATTTAGAAGAACCTTGTATAATTGTAATGGACAATGCCTCATACCATTCTACCTTAACAGAAGAATATCCTAAGGCAAATACTCGAAAGGCAGATGTACAAAAATGGTTACAAGACAAATCTGTAGACTTTTCTCCAGTAGAGACATTAAGCGAACTACGGGAAAAAGTCAAATTGACGAttccaaaagaaaaaaaatataaattggacGAAATTGCACTTCAAATGGGCCATGAAGTGGTAAGACTTCCTCCTTACCACTGCCAATATAACCCAATCGAATTAATCTGGGCGCAAGTTAAGGGTAAAGTCGCGGAAAAAAATAACACCTTCAAAATGGCAGATATAGAAGTGTTAGTAAATAGTGCTTTAGATGCAGTCACAGCAGAAGATTGGGCAAAATGTGGCGACCACTGCGATAAAATTCAAGAAGACGATTTGGTGAAAGAAGGATTAAGAGATGAAATTTTGGAGCCtattataatgacaattaaTCCCGGCGACAGTTCTACTGACGAAGACGATGATGAAGAcgatatgattaattaa
- the LOC132935404 gene encoding uncharacterized protein LOC132935404, with translation MYYKNKVTENKIYLACYEKKLEGQCRATAHISPDRNDDRFTLSKQHFHHVRELNLNVPLLRQEITERALERTINSYTPRGIYMQAIANFPEAAENYTFLQSVERMRRIRRKFFPQTPRNMAHLHDLLTAADNEHFAMTLQNPPNRFYQGPLMVEGIVSGVIFCNVANINIIAPDLRSVRVAGCDGTFKTVPKFLENDAYQLFSFQVVFKDVSFPLVHAILIGKTQQIYVELLQYIRNVLPLCYDQLKIITDFELGLINAVNLVFPESKHQGCYFHYCQAVIRYVRNKRSNIFQLFKADNNAARVLRMILALPYLPATQIGDVLPSMEDGFHSIVEYVNQFPYLALQLNPFMFNYIWGYWFITMGPAAVTVFNEDIRTNNFVESYHASLLRLIKPHPKVWEFLSII, from the exons ATGTACTATAAAAACAAAGTAACAGAGAATAAAAT TTACTTGGCATGTTACGAAAAGAAATTGGAAGGACAGTGCCGGGCAACTGCTCACATATCTCCGGACCGCAATGATGATAGGTTTACACTGTCGAAGCAACATTTTCATCATGTCAGGGAACTTAATCTCAATGTTCCACTGCTTCGACAGGAGATAACTGAAAGGGCTTTAGAGAGAACCATAAACTCGTATACTCCACGTGGAATTTATATGCAAGCAATTGCTaa TTTTCCAGAAGCTGCAGAAAATTATACCTTTCTACAGAGTGTAGAGAGGATGCGGCGTATAAGACGTAAGTTTTTCCCGCAGACTCCACGAAACATGGCACATTTGCACGATTTGTTGACAGCTGCTGATAATGAACATTTTGCAATGACACTGCAAAACCCTCCTAacag GTTTTATCAAGGTCCATTGATGGTAGAGGGAATCGTCAGTGGAGTCATTTTTTGTAACGTcgccaatataaatataattgcacCAGATTTGAGAAGT GTCCGTGTAGCAGGGTGTGATGGCACGTTTAAAACTGTACCAAAGTTTTTAGAAAATGACGCCTATCAGTTGTTTTCTTTCCAAGTGGTATTTAAGGATGTA AGCTTCCCTTTAGTTCATGCCATTTTGATTGGAAAAACTCAACAAATTTATGTTGAATTACTACAATACATAAGAAATGTGCTTCCATTATGTTATGATCAGCTAAAAATTATTACTGATTTTGAGCTAGGGCTAATCAATGCAGTCAATTTAGTTTTTCCGGAAAGTAAACACCAAGGGTGTTACTTTCATTACTGTCAA gCAGTAATAAGATATGTCAGAAATAAGAGGAGCAACatatttcaattattcaaaGCTGACAATAATGCTGCTCGTGTGCTTCGAAtg atTTTAGCATTACCATACTTACCAGCTACACAAATTGGTGATGTTTTGCCTTCAATGGAGGATGGGTTTCATAGCATTGTTGAGTATGTAAACCAATTCCCATATTTGGCATTGCAATTAAACCCATTTATGTTCAATTACATTTGGGGATATTGGTTCATAACAATGGGACCAGCAGCTGTAACAGTATTCAACGAAGATATTAGGACTAACAACTTTGTAGAAAGCTACCATGCATCACTGCTTAGACTGATAAAGCCTCATCCCAAAGTTTGGGAGTttctaagtataatttaa